A window of the Branchiostoma floridae strain S238N-H82 chromosome 12, Bfl_VNyyK, whole genome shotgun sequence genome harbors these coding sequences:
- the LOC118427107 gene encoding uncharacterized protein LOC118427107 yields the protein MDEGTFEEDRLKYIYAKDARIRSYHFSIDARSGNILLEDNRESTLSHLGNDIHLESSLNNKGLLIGRYWSWIGGPYHYMCLGNPSNCLNGFSLSLWFKEKSIPAVNGSVYLVSAGDEMGNSPDGFHVYHQGWGDLYVIAVTRNGTTQKVTFGIREGLWTHVHMSWLNDLSVTINGVPYHGEVQHSQEQEGGLKINSTILKLGAPVNQEQIGNDWQIVVDDIRIWEEVVSVEDAKEEYASLAIKREYRFFSKGQSNFGEFPNDCLGSSIYCTLGFTVAAWILPTATSDEVQTMLSNSCNNSYSRGFTVMYHPATQMGTVLLTTVDKQFSTTFPMLKDKWIHVVITWDIEADEFILFLNGRRFLGEIESDKLQVLKTDPHTSVYFQGRYRLLSSTKDSSTETIFFKEGILPARDVLTLYEIGRPIVHYDIPMTTTNGSFVEESYPVCAIHGDVTRAVHNYRPHLNFSGCAYMDCGELSIECLVDHTMCHGIGMSFRIAYSGVIPVKIMSVIAQSGDELTSVDCDPGSSGCAWSIENAMLNFTVQPDEWNFIQLTMNGRYEMEAYVNGHFMASIKTDLQFESSFNTTTVATLKLGAMVDDCVEGSDSRVQFAGWWFKDRALRTSELDESDPDWDASIYLPMDLRGQVPAGYPGIRTSGDTVQLVDGMVGKAARIDGSGLDQLVTIEKANLPRSLVDFSTLTRGYTVCLWLFAIPTGQDRNYYLDFTGDHHNSWGFSLYHDPVEKHHAVVVSTPDHSWKVTFPPYIYRWTHVAFGFNPKNASVSLFLDGMFYKTSTDPVDRAEEPIDRSVIKAAFGARYTAHISSLPSTMMLDEFRFIERPLTAEEVFIAFRSPLGSTIPTLCMFCGGLAPGSKVVNIKYDPTLPAPVSYQESNDTAFSVEDGSLQLLSYMTSLQYSYNSLEKGSAFTLGFWLTVNRELQGSALVLSIPEKGIWVSLVNSTSEEAHLSVSTILPADKVTIVKVLMSCHKPMLILAMLVDENLSVHVNGDPVGNNGKKQESWTEYSNGLVETLGSDNGTEGPLFSLKSVLFWNGVIPTTRALGE from the exons ATGGATGAGGGAACATTTGAAGAGGACCGTTTGAAGTACATTTATG CCAAAGACGCAAGGATCCGAAGTTACCACTTTTCAATAGATGCAAGATCCGGAAATATCCTTCTTGAGGACAACAGAGAATCAACACTTTCTCACCTTGGGAATGATATTCACCTTGAATCATCTCTGAATAACAAAGGCCTCTTGATTGGTAGGTATTGGTCTTGGATTGGTGGACCTTATCATTACATGTGCCTGGGAAACCCTTCAAATTGCCTCAATGGGTTCTCTCTAAGTTTGTGGTTTAAAGAAAAAAGTATCCCTGCCGTAAACGGAAGTGTTTACTTGGTGTCGGCCGGTGATGAGATGGGAAATAGTCCAGACGGCTTTCACGTGTACCACCAAGGATGGGGTGACTTGTACGTCATTGCTGTCACAAGAAATGGCACTACACAGAAGGTCACGTTTGGAATTCGCGAAGGACTGTGGACACACGTACACATGTCGTGGCTGAATGATTTGAGTGTTACAATCAATGGCGTACCTTACCATGGCGAAGTTCAACACAGCCAGGAGCAGGAAGGAGGGCTTAAAATCAACAGCACAATTCTTAAGCTGGGAGCGCCTGTCAACCAAGAGCAAATTGGAAACGATTGGCAGATAGTTGTCGACGACATTCGCATTTGGGAAGAGGTCGTGTCAGTGGAGGATGCAAAGGAAGAGTATG CATCACTGGCCATTAAGCGAGAGTACAGATTCTTCTCAAAAGGACAGTCTAACTTCGGAGAATTCCCAAACGACTGCCTGGGAAGCTCCATCTACTGTACTTTGGGCTTCACTGTTGCTGCATGGATCCTCCCAACAGCAACATCTGACGAAGTGCAAACAATGCTGTCAAATTCTTGCAACAACAGCTACAGCAGAGGATTCACAGTCATGTACCACCCAGCAACGCAAATGGGAACAGTGCTGCTAACAACTGTCGACAAACAGTTTTCAACAACCTTCCCGATGCTGAAGGACAAGTGGATCCACGTGGTCATCACCTGGGACATCGAAGCAGATGAATTCATTCTGTTTCTCAACGGAAGACGTTTTCTTGGGGAAATCGAATCGGACAAGCTACAGGTGCTTAAGACTGATCCGCACACATCGGTGTATTTCCAAGGCAGATATAGACTGTTGTCATCTACAAAAGACAGTTCTACAGAGACCATCTTCTTCAAAGAGGGCATCCTTCCAGCAAGGGATGTTTTAACCTTGTATGAAATTG GAAGACCCATAGTCCATTATGATATTCCTATGACAACTACAAACGGGAGTTTTGTGGAGGAGAGTTATCCGGTATGCGCCATCCACGGGGATGTAACACGGGCAGTTCATAACTACCGGCCGCACCTGAACTTCAGTGGCTGTGCCTACATGGACTGTGGGGAACTCTCCATAGAGTGTCTGGTGGACCACACGATGTGTCACGGGATAGGGATGAGTTTCAG GATTGCATATTCTGGGGTCATTCCGGTGAAGATAATgtcagtgattgcacaaagtggAGACGAACTGACAAGCGTGGATTGTGACCCTGGGTCTTCAGGCTGTGCATGGAGCATTGAGAACGCCATGTTGAATTTCACTGTGCAGCCTGACGAGTGGAATTTTATCCAG CTGACCATGAATGGCCGGTATGAAATGGAAGCATACGTAAATGGCCATTTTATGGCTTCCATCAAGACGGATCTTCAGTTTGAGTCGTCCTTCAACACCACTACAGTCGCTACGCTGAAGTTAGGAGCCATGGTTGATGACTGTGTGGAGGGGTCAGACAGCAGAGTTCAGTTTGCGGGGTGGTGGTTCAAGGACCGCGCTCTTCGAACGTCCGAACTTGATGAAAGTGATCCGGACTGGG ATGCGTCCATATACCTCCCTATGGACTTGCGTGGCCAGGTGCCTGCTGGCTATCCCGGCATCAGAACCAGCGGGGATACAGTACAGCTTGTGGACGGGATGGTTGGAAAGGCGGCCAGGATCGACGGATCCGGCTTGGACCAGCTTGTCACCATTGAGAAAGCCAACCTGCCAAG GAGTCTTGTAGACTTCAGCACCCTGACCCGCGGATATACCGTGTGTCTCTGGCTCTTCGCCATACCAACCGGGCAAGACAGGAACTACTACCTGGATTTTACCGGAGACCACCATAACTCCTGGGGCTTCAGTCTGTACCACGATCCTGTGGAAAAGCATCACGCTGTTGTCGTATCTACACCAGACCATAGCTGGAAG GTGACGTTTCCACCTTACATATACCGATGGACCCACGTGGCTTTTGGCTTCAACCCTAAAAACGCGTCTGTTTCCCTCTTCCTGGATGGAATGTTTTATAAAACGTCAACCGATCCTGTGGACAGAGCAGAGGAGCCGATCGATCGTAGTGTAATCAAG GCTGCATTTGGTGCCCGCTACACTGCACATATATCCTCACTGCCTAGCACAATGATGCTGGATGAGTTCAGATTCATTGAGAGACCACTCACAGCAGAAGAAGTCTTCATCGCTTTCC GATCTCCTTTGGGATCGACCATACCGACGCTGTGCATGTTTTGTGGAGGACTTGCACCAGGCTCAAAGGTGGTAAACATCAAGTACGATCCAACCTTACCTGCACCCGTGTCATACCAAGAGTCAAATGACACAGCCTTTTCTGTGGAAGACGGATCCTTACAGCTTCTTAGCTACATGACTTCATTACAATATTCTTACAATAGTCTAGAGAAAGGATCAGCTTTTACCTTAGGCTTCTGGCTTACGGTGAACCGTGAGTTGCAAGGCTCGGCATTGGTGCTGTCCATACCTGAGAAAGGAATATGGGTGTCCCTTGTCAACAGTACTTCTGAAGAGGCACATTTGTCCGTCAGTACAATTTTGCCAGCAGATAAAGTTACGATAGTTAAAGTATTGATGTCTTGTCACAAACCGATGCTGATACTGGCCATGTTGGTGGATGAGAATCTGTCAGTTCATGTCAACGGAGACCCCGTTGGTAACAATGGGAAGAAGCAGGAAAGCTGGACAGAATATTCCAACGGATTGGTAGAAACACTTGGGTCAGATAATGGCACTGAAGGCCCATTGTTCTCACTCAAAAGTGTACTCTTCTGGAATGGTGTCATACCGACAACGAGAGCACTTGGTGAGTAA